From one Salvelinus sp. IW2-2015 linkage group LG11, ASM291031v2, whole genome shotgun sequence genomic stretch:
- the LOC111970164 gene encoding protein lifeguard 2-like isoform X1 has protein sequence MTKGKQQKEVELKEVELDEVSPKTGKEYPPSYEEATADYEEMQTQFSWDDQAVRRIFIRKVYAILMIQLFVTVAIVALFTFCAPVRFYIQAHPHLYMCSYMMFLATYIALNCCGEQIRRQFPWNLILLSLFTLSLACMMGFVSSFYNTKSVVLCLGITAVVCMSVTIFSFQTKIDFTSYQGVLFVLTMVMLYCCIILSIVIPFGYVPWLQAIYAVIGAILFTLFLAFDTQLLIGNKRYTMSPEEYVFATLNLYLDIIYLFSFLLSCFGGSRD, from the exons GTGTCTCCAAAGACAGGCAAAGAGTACCCACCCAGCTATGAAGAGGCTACTGCAG ACTATGAGGAGATGCAAACCCAGTTCTCCTGGGACGACCAGGCCGTCAGGAGGATCTTCATCAGAAAg GTCTATGCCATCCTGATGATCCAACTCTTTGTGACTGTGGCCATTGTTGCGCTCTTCACATTCTG TGCACCAGTGAGGTTTTACATTCAGGCACACCCCCACCTGTACATGTGCTCCTA CATGATGTTCTTGGCCACCTACATTGCACTGAACTGCTGTGGTGAACAAATCAG GAGGCAGTTTCCCTGGAACCTCATTCTGCTGTCTCTCTTT aCTCTCAGCCTGGCCTGCATGATGGGCTTTGTGTCCAG cttctACAACACCAAGTCTGTGGTCCTGTGTCTGGGCATCACTGCTGTGGTGTGTATGTCTGTCACCATCTTCAGCTTCCAGACCAAG ATTGACTTCACCTCTTACCAGGGAGTCCTGTTTGTCCTGACCATGGTCATGCTGTACTGTTGCATCATACTCTCCATCGTCATCCCTTTTGGATAT GTTCCCTGGTTACAAGCCATCTACGCTGTGATAGGAGCTATCCTCTTCACTCTG ttCCTGGCGTTTGACACCCAGCTGCTGATAGGCAACAAGCGCTACACTATGAGTCCAGAGGAGTACGTCTTTGCCACCCTGAACCTCTACCTGGACATTATATACCTGTTCAGCTTCCTACTTTCGTGTTTTGGAGGGAGCCGCGACTAA
- the LOC111970164 gene encoding protein lifeguard 2-like isoform X2: MTKGKVSPKTGKEYPPSYEEATADYEEMQTQFSWDDQAVRRIFIRKVYAILMIQLFVTVAIVALFTFCAPVRFYIQAHPHLYMCSYMMFLATYIALNCCGEQIRRQFPWNLILLSLFTLSLACMMGFVSSFYNTKSVVLCLGITAVVCMSVTIFSFQTKIDFTSYQGVLFVLTMVMLYCCIILSIVIPFGYVPWLQAIYAVIGAILFTLFLAFDTQLLIGNKRYTMSPEEYVFATLNLYLDIIYLFSFLLSCFGGSRD, from the exons GTGTCTCCAAAGACAGGCAAAGAGTACCCACCCAGCTATGAAGAGGCTACTGCAG ACTATGAGGAGATGCAAACCCAGTTCTCCTGGGACGACCAGGCCGTCAGGAGGATCTTCATCAGAAAg GTCTATGCCATCCTGATGATCCAACTCTTTGTGACTGTGGCCATTGTTGCGCTCTTCACATTCTG TGCACCAGTGAGGTTTTACATTCAGGCACACCCCCACCTGTACATGTGCTCCTA CATGATGTTCTTGGCCACCTACATTGCACTGAACTGCTGTGGTGAACAAATCAG GAGGCAGTTTCCCTGGAACCTCATTCTGCTGTCTCTCTTT aCTCTCAGCCTGGCCTGCATGATGGGCTTTGTGTCCAG cttctACAACACCAAGTCTGTGGTCCTGTGTCTGGGCATCACTGCTGTGGTGTGTATGTCTGTCACCATCTTCAGCTTCCAGACCAAG ATTGACTTCACCTCTTACCAGGGAGTCCTGTTTGTCCTGACCATGGTCATGCTGTACTGTTGCATCATACTCTCCATCGTCATCCCTTTTGGATAT GTTCCCTGGTTACAAGCCATCTACGCTGTGATAGGAGCTATCCTCTTCACTCTG ttCCTGGCGTTTGACACCCAGCTGCTGATAGGCAACAAGCGCTACACTATGAGTCCAGAGGAGTACGTCTTTGCCACCCTGAACCTCTACCTGGACATTATATACCTGTTCAGCTTCCTACTTTCGTGTTTTGGAGGGAGCCGCGACTAA